From the genome of Carassius gibelio isolate Cgi1373 ecotype wild population from Czech Republic chromosome B10, carGib1.2-hapl.c, whole genome shotgun sequence, one region includes:
- the gramd1ba gene encoding protein Aster-B isoform X6, with protein sequence MVEKSSDHSSDKSPSTPEQAVQRTYSQSLHTTRPGGKNSKKSQSWYNVLSPTYKQRNEDFRKLFKQLPDSERLIVDYSCALQRDILLQGRLYLSENWICFYSNIFRWETLLTVKLKDVCSMTKEKTARLIPNAIQLCTDSEKHFFTSFGARDRTYMMMFRLWQNALLDKPLCPKELWHFVHQCYGNELGLTSDDEDYVPPDDDFNIMGCCPSPWCRYCEEIPAEDNETNDTCPKTPDAKMDISPQLHRKVFPNSSLNSTDSTDAPVNFDLPPVEDFSGCVPEDLLPLPLPDNKLSESSGSAHVPVPSPSLDFNDNEDLPTELSDSSETHDEEGEVQAFQEDLHGKLYINEVYKFSVDKLHDILFTESQFMREFLEQRRFSDVVYNPWRKENTGNKSREIMYTISLSNPLAPKTATVTETQTLLKASQVSECYIIDAEVIAHDVPYHDYFYTLNRYMLTRVAKNKCRLRVSAELRYRKQPWGLVKGFIERNFWSGLDEYFRYLELELSKVQLVLSEPHGQSPKSKGLRTATVRRRKHPLTHTRHQHLDEALSPVTTPEDEKSVIHRIKHVAGSTQTRHIPDHGSEGLALYSISKLLLIISSVLVLLVFLNMMLFYKLWMLEYTAQSLTSWQGLRSHESKLPQTQIEWAQLLESQQRYHENELEKWREIIKSSVLLLDEMRESLMKLLKGMGLRDYDSDSEESRSRHH encoded by the exons AAGAGTCAAAGCTGGTATAAC GTTTTGAGCCCCACATACAAACAGCGAAATGAAGACTTCAGGAAGCTCTTTAAGCAGCTGCCCGACTCAGAGCGCCTCATTGTGG ACTACTCCTGTGCCCTGCAGAGAGATATCCTCCTGCAGGGTCGCCTCTACCTCTCCGAAAACTGGatctgtttctatagcaacataTTCCGCTGGGAAACGCTG CTGACTGTGAAGTTGAAAGATGTTTGTTCCATGACGAAAGAGAAGACGGCTAGACTCATCCCCAATGCCATCCAGCTGTGCACAGACAGTGAAAAG CACTTTTTTACCTCATTCGGGGCAAGAGATCGGACATACATGATGATGTTCAGACTCTGGCAAAATGCTCTTCTGGACAAG CCATTGTGTCCTAAAGAGCTGTGGCACTTTGTCCATCAGTGTTATGGGAATGAACTGGGTCTAACCAGTGATGATGAGGACTACGTACCTCCTGATGACGACTTCAACATCATGGG CTGTTGCCCCTCTCCCTGGTGCAGGTACTGTGAGGAGATTCCCGCCGAAGACAACGAGACCAATGACACCTGCCCCAAAACCCCAGATGCCAAAATGGACATCAGCCCCCAGCTCCACAGGAAGGTGTTCCCCAACAGCAGTCTGAACTCCACGGACAGCACAGATGCTCCGGTCAAC TTTGACTTGCCCCCAGTGGAGGACTTCAGTGGCTGCGTCCCAGAAGACCTCCTACCCCTGCCGTTACCTGACAACAAGCTGTCAGAGAGTAGCGGCTCCGCACATGTCCCCGTCCCCTCACCTTCCCTTGACTTCAATGACAACGAGGACCTCCCCACTGAACTCAGCGACTCCTCAGAAACACACGATGAGG AAGGGGAAGTGCAAGCCTTCCAGGAAGATCTGCATGGGAAACTGTACATTAATGAAGTGTATAAGTTCAGTGTGGATAAACTGCATGACATCCTCTTCACTGAATCGCAGTTCATGAGAGAGTTTCTGGAGCAGAGACGCTTCTCAG aTGTGGTCTATAACCCATGGAGGAAAGAAAACACTGGCAATAAGTCCAGAGAGATCATGTACACCATCTCCCTCTCCAACCCACTGGCTCCAAAGACGGCCACAGTCACAGAGACGCAG ACTCTGCTTAAGGCAAGTCAAGTGAGCGAGTGCTACATCATTGACGCTGAGGTGATTGCTCACGATGTCCCGTATCACGATTACTTTTACACGCTCAACCGCTACATGCTCACTAGAGTCGCCAAGAACAAGTGCCGCCTGAG GGTGTCAGCTGAACTACGCTACAGGAAGCAGCCTTGGGGACTGGTCAAGGGCTTCATTGAGAGAAACTTCTGGAGTGGCTTGGAtgaatattttagatatttag agctGGAGTTGAGTAAGGTACAGCTGGTGCTATCTGAACCTCACGGACAGTCTCCCAAATCCAAAGGCCTACGCACAGCTACAGTGAGGCGGAGGAAACACCCACTGACGCACACGAGACATCAGCACCTGGACGAGGCGCTCAGTCCCGTCACCACACCTGAGGATGAGAAGAGTGTCATCCATCGCATCAAACACGTGGCAG GATCCACACAGACCAGACATATCCCTGACCACGGATCGGAAGGCCTGGCTCTCTACAGCATCTCCAAACTTCTGCTTATAATCAGCTCTGT TCTGGTGCTACTGGTATTTTTGAACATGATGCTGTTTTATAAGCTATGGATGCTGGAATACACGGCTCAGAGTTTGACCTCCTGGCAGGGTCTCAGGTCTCATGAAAG TAAACTTCCACAGACACAGATCGAATGGGCTCAACTTTTGGAGTCTCAGCAGCGTTACCATGAAAACGAGCTGGAAAAATGGAGGGAAATAATAAAGTCATCTGTGCTGTTATTAGATGAG ATGAGAGAGTCTCTAATGAAGCTACTGAAAGGTATGGGGCTGAGAGACTACGATTCAGACAGTGAAGAAAGCAGAAGTCGCCATCACTGA